From Rhopalosiphum padi isolate XX-2018 chromosome 2, ASM2088224v1, whole genome shotgun sequence:
CCCTTCGCTCTCGCCACAATTGGAAAGGCCCCGCTTCatagatacaataaaaaaaaagtcaagttGATGagcaaaaagttaatttttaatacatttttatattgtactatattttatatttattgttttattttttcaatattttttcaagacTAATACTTATAATGCCCGCTCCCGCTCTCTAAAAGTAttactttcaaaaaataaattctcatctttaaaaataaaacttcaaataTACAAATCTCTTCTGAAACCCATATGGAATTCAACTATGGGTTTcggcaaaaaaaaacaaatttaaataaaatttaggcCTTCCAAAATATTACCCTTCGTAAAATCACAAATGCCCCACCATTCGTCTCTAACATGACCCTCCACAAATACCTAGGTATAAAAACAGTAGAAGAAGAAGCTACTATTTTCTACaaacgaatttataataaattagaaaatcatGAAAATCCTCTAATAAAAGGCCTATATATCCCGTCACTTCCTGGTAATCCCCGTCGCAGGCTGAAAAGGAAATGGTGTAGGGATCATCTAACTTAATCCTAattcctaataagtaataagttaagTTATATCACATAACAAACAAGCTAAGTGCTACTGATGGGTGGCTTCTTATTCACGTAACCCTATATTGTTTTGTTACCCTAATCtcacatatatttattgtgcttaattgtatagattgtgtatttcttgtaaaaataaaaaaaaataaaaatattttttcaatattattatttattatattaaattagattatattatgacatgttgcgtaattaattaatttagttattcatATTGTTGTAGGACTGTAGGTGCAAGGTGCTATATTTGTTAAGACTATTTGCGCACATTTGAGTTTCAAATTTGGGGAGCTATACagggtaattattttatcattaaacgctcattattttgtcaagtattgacctttttcaatttttttttcaaaatattttgtttcatgcttttctcaaactgtatgaaatttctatttttgtcacccttttatttaataggtaaaccactatcaactttttattttcaaatggcaacctatatttaaaatgtattaaactaatagggcaattttttttatgaattttaattttcaaattattatttttcgttaattttttagcgAGATATAGATTTCAAAGTTTGTTGGTTTTcggattttataatactttttgtgTTATATCTCATATGTAATAAACTCATTAGTCATTTGTTAACTACTGCAGGTACAAATGAGTTTATTACATATGAGATATAAcacaaaaagtattataaaatccgAAACCAACAAACTTTGAAATCTATATCTCGCTAacaaattaacgaaaaataataatttgaaagttaaaattcataaaaaaaattgccctaatattttataacattttaaatataggttgctATTTagaaatcaaaagttgataatgatttcactattaaatataaagatgaaaaaaataaaaatggtatatataggttatagaaaagcacaaaactaaaaattttgaaaaaaaaatttaaaaaagttaacactttttgatataataagtgtttaatgataaaagaatcaccctctATATGCAATTGACGCACAGTAGtgatattttagacattttaggCCCCGTAATTTTACTCTGCACCGAGCTCCGCAAATCATCGGGACGGTTCTGACACTACTAACTACGATTCGGGTCTTCTAGTTGTTCTCTGTACTGTAGACATTTCTGGTCGATATTTAACGCATGAATCTTGTTCCCCAATTGCTGTTCTATAAGATTCAAGTGTCCTACAAGAATATTATGCATAGTCCTGCAAAAATATCCGCCATGCAGTcaccatatactatatatattataaatacagacgtatttcattaataattaatgtattacttGGTTTCTTTTAGCTTTTCGTTCATCAtctttatggaattattgagtaGATCATTTTCCTTATACAATCCAAAAGTAGGTTTATCAAGACACAATTCAATTCCATCTCTATACCGTATTCCTTCACACCGTGTCTCaactaacatttttgaatttaattttgtatacatagcGTTTTCTAGTCTATCAATTTGTTTTACAAGTGTCTCCATCTCTAATAACATCTACgaaagtaaaatttttttatgtcaagaacctatattttattgcataaatTACTTTACATTCGCTTTTTGCCATTCTAATTCATACTTGGCCCTTTCTGTAATGTGAATCCGTTTTCTGAgactaaaattaactttttcgtTGAGAGCTATCATGTCACATCTAGCTCCATGTCGTAACAAATACATAGTGTCACGCAATTTTGCTGAACGCGAAAACTCATTTTCAATTCTTTCCATTAAATTATCACAATGTTGGACCCATTTTTCGTACGTATTGatactaaaattgtataactaaGTTTAATCATaggtttttagtttattaaaaaaattaacttaatttaagtgctgtttaaaagaaaattgaataaattcttatatctgtatatataaaaatttcgtGTCACGATGTATGTTCGCGATAATCTCCGAAACTACAGGaccgattttgatgaaattgttTACACCGTGTGTAATTTGGGCCAACTTAAAAGATaggatagtttttatttcaatttttttaatattttaaatattttaattaactttttaataaatttgtataattgcaTGGTGTAtttctgtatatataaaaatttcgtGTCACGATGTATGTTCGCGATAATCTCCGTAACTATGGTAATATATAGGATAGTTTTtatctcaatattattattattacaatctgACCGAGTCAGTCATTATCGAGTTAATCGCGCTGTCTCGAGTttcgtttgttattattatttatacagtttaaTTTGTATTGGTTTAGTGTTTTCGTATTTTACTTTACCTACACACTGACCATAAATACTttgtattgtgttattattgtgcAGTGTTCAGTATtgaatattctttaattttttttgaatgtaGTATAATGCCGCGGAAATCTAACCTTAACAATCAGTGTAGTAAAAATGCACGACGTATACGTGCTAATAGAGCTCATGAATCGGAAGAACAAATTGCAGCAAGAAACGCAGCTCAACAAATCAGAACAGCAGAAATTCGCAGACAAGAGTCTCGAGAACAGCGTGATGAACGTCTACGACAAAATATATTGAGAACAAGATCAGCGCGAGAACGGCACATAGCCACATTTAGAGAACTTGAAAGAGAGCGACAACAAACCAACCGTGCATTAACACGTGCATCATTCGTTCGCCTTGCGTTCGAATATGCACCAGACATCAATTACTCAAcacatactaaaattataattggtgCAATGGATAAAATATGCCAATATTGTCAAGCGTTAAAATTCCGCAATGAAACGATTGGTATGTGTTGTGCATCTGGAAAAGTTGTACTGGCACCTCTTCCTATTCCACCAGAACCTTTAAAATCATTTCTTGCTGGCGAATCAGACGATTCGAAATTATTTTTGCGTAAGATACGCAAATTCAATTTTTGCTTCCAAATGACGTCCTTTGGCGCAACTAAAATTTGCGATCTCACATCTAATGGAAATAATTTTGTAACTACGTTCAAAATCCAAGGCCAAGTGTACCACAAGATTGAGTCATTAATGCCAATGCCTAATGATGATCCAAAGTTTctccaaatttattttatgggcAGTTGTGAGGAACGCGTGACAACTCGGTGCCTGCATAATTTCATCGAACAAGCAGAAGAGAGAGCAATTGTGGAATCTTTGgaaaacttttttgaaaattataatcaacTTATCCAATTATTTAAAAGAGTATCGCCTCAATTAAGAAATGATAATTATCAAATTGTCATCAAAGCCGACAAAGTACCTTCAGGAGAACACGCTGGAAGGTTCAACGCGCCAACCGTAGATGAAGTTGCTGTTATTATGGTTGGTGATCCAGTTAACAACAGAGACCTCAAAATCATACGTCGAGACAGCACTGTTCATATAATTTCAGACCTTCATCGTTTGTATGACGCACTTCAGTATCCCCTAATATTCTGGCAAGGGCAGGATGAAAATGACATCAACATAAAACAGCGTGATCCAATCACTGGTACGTTTAATAatctatactatttaataaattattttggtgattttaatttcttactcttaatttttataaccatttaataactcattttttttaggtaatgaaatcaataaaaaagttaGTTCAATGAACTACTACGCGCATCGATTGATGATTAGACTTAATCAAGATAATTATATCCTTCGATATCGTCAACTATTCCATCAATACGTTGTGGATATGTTTGCTAAGATCGAAAGTGAACGTTTACGGTATATTAGATACAACCAGGCTAAAGATCAGAGGAATACATCCATTTACGAGATGCTATCACCAGAAACATCGATGAAAATTTAAACGCCAATGACATTGGAACTGCATGTATTTTACCTTCAAGCTACATCGGCAGTCCACGGAGCATGCAGGAATACATACAAGATGCGATGACTTTTATGTACGTCATTACGGTCGACCTGATTTGTTTGTTACATTTACGTGTAATCCAAATTGGGAAGAAATAAAGTTTGTTATTACCAGGCCAACAATCAATACATCGTCACGATATCGTTACACGTGTGTttaaacaaaagttaaaatctttaattaatttaatcgtaaaatATTCAGTTTTTGGTAACACACGTTGCTGGCTGTATTCTATTGAGTGATATGTTAGTTTGTGCTTAATTTCAACATGTAGATACTTTAcctaaattacttttaaattttctcaTACATAATAACACTAATACATAGCCTACGAAAATGCCAAAAAACCAACTAATACGCGGGCAACGCCGTGTCGGGACAgctagttattaaaaataaaaataatgaaattttttttacaaataaataaaataattattaaactaatataaagaTTATCTATAGAATTTAGATGCATAAGTCATATAGAAGTACCTACTAACAATAACAACTATTTCTGTACATCCtcgtttttcaataatataatgagcTTTTAACACAATCAAACTATtcaaactaaatagtaaataccaacTAGGATATCTGatgtaatttaagtaattacttatgtatacattattatttatttctattcgaAAACTTACTCTTGTGGAATTCTATGTGGACCTGGTTTAAGGGAAATATTTGTTGAGTTTTTTGTCATTTTCAACAACTCACTATCtatgtttatagtattatttttattttctatgtcTCTGatgatattaatttctaattcttctaaattatttatctgtTCCCAAgatttttgacatatttcagCTAGCGAGGTTTTCAATTTTTCCAAAGCTAGTTGTtcctaaacaaatatatattatatagatactactgatcaatgatcataaataatcaaataatatgttataattatgcaatgtatacattttttagtgcaATAGATGCAATATCATAGCATAAATCTTCGCCAATTCTTGCATCTCTTAAACCTAAGCAATGATTAGTAACACGAAAGTTCAAGTTTTGAAATTCTATAGTATTTTCATTTTcccttttttcaattttcatttccTCAATTTCTCTTTGTAAGTGGATTAAGCTGAATTCAATCATAGCTTTCAAgcgttttatttcattttgtctaaaatataaaagaaatattagtCTTACtgcttaaaattatagtaaaaaacatACCTATTAACAATATGAAAATTGGAACGGATTGTACTCCAATAAGTTGTTTGGTCTGTTTCATTCTTTAATCTATGTGCTTCGTTTCCTAATCTAAATGCACAACGCCTGCTTTTGCGACAAGATCCTCTTAATTCAGTTAGTTTGCAATACCAATCAGATTCTGATATGGTTGGTGCAGGTTTTTCAAAGGTAactatagacattttttatatttgatattagttatttaaactaATGAATCAAATATACATTCAAGTTAACTGTAGTtagaaatcaattaaaaataataatataatttatatatgaataaaataattgcttcattaaaaattatttaaatacaaaattacttttatttgtattgttatgacaaaaaaaaattctcccatggttactattattttaatatatctgcAAAAATCACtaaatgtaagaaaaataaatttatattaaaataaattttataatcacaATGTTTAGACTTTGAGAAGCTGACatcaaaattaaactataatctaCTAAACTATAGTTgaaatattgtgtaaatattgaATTCCTAATCAACTTCAAAAGTCCAGAATAATATCTTCcttgtttttagtattttgaaatgttataaatattataatgcataatgtATCGAATAGCATAGGCCATAGATTATCATTGCATCGATGTACTTTAAAATAAGTCGTATACTGTGATCGCCAACTAAATATCCAAGGTAATTTTgtctataaacaaaattttaaattatttattcaacataaattgaaaattttctataatatctatGTTGAGTATAAGTTTGAGTAGTGatctacatgatattatatctcATCAATAGTCATCGATAGTTCATTGTTCTGCAGAGAAAATAAAGCATAGATCGGTTATTCAAACTTTATAgcattatatatgcataatatattattatatattttgattatgtatATTAGTTGGTATTTTACTGTTAACTATActctattgtttattattgttgtttattatattttttcttcgttCGCTGTTCAGATTCTGAacttcagaatcatttttcgtaatGCAAGATTTatcattgtattcaaaatttaaaaataaacacatctaTTACAGAAAACTGGTTTATGATGACGATCTCCACAGGCCTCAGAACACAACAACATAGATCATGGCTTAATGCAATAGTAATGCTATAAACTATTGACTGATATTTGAATACCTATACCCATCACGAATTTACGATAtagatcaaaattaaataacaacaatgttATTATCATCTAGCATTTATGTCCGATAGGCTATAATGTAATCAagaatttactaattattagaaatttgttaaaaaataaaggttATTTGTTGAATATCTATCTATATTGTCAATACTGAATGTAGGTACTTTAGTACTTATATGAATGAACTATGAagtgtataaaaaaacatatttttaaaaacaacaaataataattcttataataacttttatttaaattatgtgtttatCGGCGATTGCGCACTATTGGGGTTTCTACGGTTTCTTATTATCTGTCACAGAACACGATACCGGCCCTGTGTAATCGCTAATGAACcgggtataaaaggccctgtgaaacgaccagcattgacattcactgtctttcctccgtcgtagcaagacccacccgggcagacttgcgcgattaagGATGGCATCTGATGTCTATGTTTTTTGTCAgggattttttgatttttagcatattatgttgcctgcacattatatcgcttttactcaaattattaaatagtgattttattcataactAATTCGTAGCTTTAACATTTCCTTAGCTCAAGCTCTGgtatgcacaaacaaaattcgaccttgGCTTTGTTCCGTGGCTTAATAAGTCTGGCACAGTTCGGGCGCAAGACTGCCAGTGCTtggtgagtattttttttatattcccgTATCACGCGATAAACAGTCATTTGtaggaatacattattcgtgGGTGTTCAAGTAAGTTTCtcaaacagaacgtatattcgtaaaaaccccgttgatattataaacaaatatctttattttttgttttaacgcCTATTTTCAATTCTATAAGAAAGTATTCACTTAcacgaagtaaaaaaaaaattattgaatttaatcatatatatttgaaatgagCGCGCCCTTGGTGTGTGAACGTTACCTAAAATATCAAGTTTTAATTTGCTGGTGCCCCGGCGGAGTCACAAATCGCACATACGTTTGGCCGCTACTATAGTGGGTATTTTGCCATGTGATCAAGAATTAATTCTcagaatacaaatatttttaataattacaaatgatTTGATGACAAGTCATAATATGGCATGTTCCTAATTTTATAAACTGCTCTAAAGATCTatttaactataggtatatacaaagtATGAGCTGTTCAACAGAAGCGTTTTCAAACCGCAgatgaattaaaaacaaattcagaACGAGCAGTGCACAAGAAAAGTTAACTATACTTTAGTGAAAGCACTGAAAGCTaaacaaatttttcaaattaaatatcaatacaaattatgtattaaatgttttaaataaaaaaatggcagatatttttttaaattttatacttgagtctttgaaaaatattggtcCTGTGGCCTTAAAAATCTTAATTCGTACTTACCttacaaaataactaatttgAAAATGGTTTGTCCATATACTCGGATTAACCTGTTTCTGATAATGGAATACTGTACccatttagtataaataaccttaatttaaaaccatattattttatgtgttataataaattatgatgttttattaattgGCGATAATGAGTATAACTTGGTTATGAAGTTGAGTATCATCAATAATCTAAAGAATTgagataggtatttaaataactacaaGTTTTTTGCTACTCCTCAATCCTCATGTTTGTATTGGCTTTATAGTTGTggagtgtatattatgtaaccataaaattaaggaaaaattaGGAAAAAACTTACCTATCATTAGGtatcataatcataattcataatcattatataaaatatcataaagatagatatttaaatttttgtacaataatattaactacctaATTAATACAACACTCAAACCAgaacaaattatgtatacattttacattttgcatatcaatatttattttaaagataaataatacaattggcAGTAACTAAATAAATGGGATAGCAtacttttttcttctttttttttttaacaaccaaTTGTTTTATATCTTAACAAGATTTTCTCGCAATTTTCCAAATTTTCTTCTGGCTCCCATGTACATTGTTCCTCAGCACAATGTTTCCATTTGACCAGATAAACAGTTGCATCGGGTAAAACTTcatggaaaattattttttccactTCATACTCTTTAGACTGTCTCTTTTCATCTgagaaataaatgatattatgtgattatttgttttctaaaaTTGTCAATACCTcaacttataattatgtatttgggttaaaatttaaatttactgaaTTGAACATATTAGAATGATCCTAATAAGAACCAGAATTAGACTTcaatggt
This genomic window contains:
- the LOC132919202 gene encoding tektin-2-like, coding for MSIVTFEKPAPTISESDWYCKLTELRGSCRKSRRCAFRLGNEAHRLKNETDQTTYWSTIRSNFHIVNRQNEIKRLKAMIEFSLIHLQREIEEMKIEKRENENTIEFQNLNFRVTNHCLGLRDARIGEDLCYDIASIALKNEQLALEKLKTSLAEICQKSWEQINNLEELEINIIRDIENKNNTINIDSELLKMTKNSTNISLKPGPHRIPQDINTYEKWVQHCDNLMERIENEFSRSAKLRDTMYLLRHGARCDMIALNEKVNFSLRKRIHITERAKYELEWQKANMLLEMETLVKQIDRLENAMYTKLNSKMLVETRCEGIRYRDGIELCLDKPTFGLYKENDLLNNSIKMMNEKLKETKTMHNILVGHLNLIEQQLGNKIHALNIDQKCLQYREQLEDPNRS
- the LOC132920551 gene encoding heterochromatin protein 1-like; translated protein: MQAAGTSSTAYCQTEKGAKKSKDEKRQSKEYEVEKIIFHEVLPDATVYLVKWKHCAEEQCTWEPEENLENCEKILLRYKTIGC